A part of Clostridium novyi genomic DNA contains:
- a CDS encoding N-acetylmuramoyl-L-alanine amidase, whose amino-acid sequence MFNNKKILVLFLFILSIVLGIPNKVFASTYKDMGKKSNIVLNKVWDIKFNKDIDETTINNKNIVVVDDKNNNVSINVKYKNSRQVEVSPINNYKPSSNYTMFINEDIKSTDGKKIKIPAKIEFSTEKEYIKMINDITQIVNQGSEYSFPESVEAIMSDDIVTKVPVIWNREVADTSKAGTYSFEGKIEGYPRTIVLTLIVNPGLISKRDFKVVIDPAGGLNTRISSVGPSGINEKDVNLAISWKLGNLLASKGIGVAYTRTEDKVSWSENEDDSARIKIANDSKADLFVSVNSNSYTIPISHGIETYYYKDDSLAKGLAEDVQNSIINSTGGTDRGIKERDWGLLKGIEKPGIIVYPGFITNPEEEKLLNDSVYQDKIAKCIADSIEKNISNLNTKIKLVNNININVYQGDKYNLPCKVSAVNTDNKDIQVPVTWDKSFIDTSKVGTITVEGKVKGYDKSIIMTIVVSSRPAKKIKVAIDPGHGGYDSGAVGPNRICEKNVTLAVALKLGNVLEEKGIEVIYTRTSDKCPWPSNKGAELQMRCDIANNAKADYFVSIHCNSADTSAATGIETYYDRNRTNGIELAKNIQNELIKEFGYKNRGTKPCGFYVVKNTNMPSVLVELEFISNGNKEQILNSSTYQQRYADSIARGIIYTIEN is encoded by the coding sequence TTGTTTAATAATAAAAAAATATTAGTGTTATTTTTGTTTATTTTATCTATTGTATTGGGTATTCCAAATAAGGTATTTGCAAGTACATATAAGGATATGGGAAAAAAATCAAATATAGTACTTAATAAAGTATGGGATATAAAGTTTAATAAAGATATTGATGAAACAACTATAAATAATAAGAATATAGTAGTAGTAGATGACAAAAATAATAATGTTTCAATTAATGTAAAGTACAAAAATAGTAGACAAGTTGAAGTGTCTCCTATTAATAATTACAAACCTAGTAGTAACTATACAATGTTTATAAATGAAGATATAAAATCTACTGACGGAAAAAAAATTAAAATTCCTGCAAAAATTGAGTTTTCAACGGAAAAAGAGTACATAAAGATGATTAACGACATAACACAGATAGTAAATCAGGGAAGTGAGTATAGTTTTCCTGAAAGCGTTGAGGCCATAATGAGTGATGATATTGTAACCAAAGTTCCTGTTATATGGAATAGGGAGGTGGCTGATACTTCTAAAGCGGGTACATATTCTTTTGAAGGCAAAATTGAAGGGTACCCTAGAACGATAGTTTTAACACTTATAGTAAATCCAGGTTTAATTTCTAAAAGAGATTTTAAAGTGGTTATAGATCCAGCTGGTGGATTGAATACAAGAATTTCTTCTGTTGGACCTTCTGGTATCAACGAAAAAGATGTTAATTTAGCTATTTCTTGGAAATTAGGTAATTTATTGGCCAGTAAGGGCATAGGAGTAGCTTATACAAGAACCGAAGATAAGGTTTCCTGGAGTGAAAATGAAGATGACAGTGCAAGAATTAAAATAGCAAATGATTCAAAGGCAGATTTATTTGTAAGTGTAAATTCAAATTCGTATACTATACCTATATCTCATGGAATAGAAACTTACTATTATAAAGATGATAGTTTAGCAAAGGGACTTGCTGAAGATGTTCAAAATAGTATAATCAATTCAACAGGGGGAACTGATAGAGGAATAAAAGAAAGAGATTGGGGTCTTTTAAAGGGAATTGAGAAGCCGGGTATAATTGTTTATCCTGGATTTATAACAAATCCAGAGGAAGAAAAATTATTAAATGATTCAGTGTATCAAGATAAAATTGCTAAATGCATAGCTGATAGTATAGAAAAGAATATATCAAACTTAAATACTAAAATTAAATTAGTAAATAATATAAATATAAATGTATATCAAGGGGATAAATACAATTTACCGTGTAAGGTATCTGCCGTAAATACAGACAATAAAGATATACAGGTACCAGTTACTTGGGATAAAAGTTTTATAGATACAAGTAAAGTTGGTACTATAACTGTAGAAGGAAAGGTTAAAGGTTATGATAAATCTATAATTATGACAATAGTTGTATCAAGTAGACCAGCTAAAAAAATTAAAGTGGCAATAGATCCAGGTCATGGTGGATATGATTCAGGGGCTGTAGGACCTAATAGAATATGTGAAAAGAATGTAACACTTGCAGTTGCGTTAAAGTTAGGAAATGTTTTAGAGGAAAAAGGTATAGAAGTTATATATACTAGAACAAGTGATAAATGTCCTTGGCCAAGTAATAAAGGTGCTGAACTTCAAATGCGTTGTGATATTGCCAATAATGCAAAGGCAGATTACTTTGTTTCTATTCACTGCAATAGTGCGGATACTTCAGCTGCAACAGGTATAGAAACGTATTATGATAGAAATAGAACAAATGGTATTGAATTAGCTAAGAATATACAAAATGAACTAATAAAGGAGTTTGGATATAAAAATAGAGGAACTAAGCCTTGTGGTTTTTATGTAGTTAAAAATACAAATATGCCATCAGTTCTTGTAGAATTAGAGTTTATAAGTAATGGAAATAAAGAGCAAATCCTTAATAGTTCAACTTATCAACAAAGATATGCAGATAGTATTGCTAGAGGAATTATCTATACAATAGAAAATTAA